A stretch of the Argentina anserina chromosome 6, drPotAnse1.1, whole genome shotgun sequence genome encodes the following:
- the LOC126799375 gene encoding protein trichome birefringence-like 19, giving the protein MKFHAIDLPNVKYTQPYNIYKNVILLALTLIVLTSIPLYLNKSSTTAPLPSQTPSSSTTNTSSTSAGLESIEEKEDGKCHIFSGNWVPYPDGPAYYTNETCNLIIPNQNCMKLGRSDSEFMKWRWKPDGCELPLFDAAEFLEIFRGKSLAFIGDSVGRNQMQSLLCILANVTYPEDLSDQYSNNTDYFKHYVYTDYNFTMVVLWAPYLVKYSDADPNVHSADSLMKLDLDEPDEAWISQVENFDYVIFSAGQWFLRPLLFYENNVSIGCHWCNRDNMTIMPESYGYRKAFRTVFRTLQSLENYKGVTFLRTFSPAHFENGDWNAGGSCGRTKPFSKEEIKLEYYALDMYMAQTEEFKAAQIQAKQKGLDFRLMDTTRAMLLRPDGHPNFYGASAHRNTTYADCVHWCLPGPIDTWNEFLLHMLKIEQGST; this is encoded by the exons ATGAAGTTTCATGCCATTGATCTCCCCAATGTGAAATACACACAACCCTACAACATCTACAAAAACGTTATCCTTCTGGCTCTTACCTTAATTGTTCTCACTTCAATTCCTCTCTACTTGAACAAGAGCTCAACTACTGCACCTTTGCCATCTCAAACACCATCCTCATCAACAACCAACACTAGTAGTACTTCTGCAGGTTTGGAAAGCATAGAAGAGAAAGAGGATGGGAAATGCCATATATTTAGTGGGAACTGGGTTCCCTACCCTGATGGACCTGCTTACTACACAAATGAGACTTGCAACCTGATCATTCCTAATCAGAACTGCATGAAGCTTGGGAGATCGGATTCCGAGTTCATGAAGTGGAGGTGGAAGCCTGATGGTTGTGAGTTACCTTTGTTTGATGCAGCTGAGTTCTTGGAGATCTTTAGAGGGAAGTCACTGGCTTTTATTGGGGACTCTGTGGGAAGGAACCAAATGCAGTCACTGTTGTGCATCTTGGCCAAT GTGACTTATCCTGAGGATCTTTCTGATCAGTACTCAAATAACACAGATTACTTCAAGCATTATGTCTACACTGATTACAATTTTACTATGGTAGTTCTCTGGGCTCCTTATTTGGTCAAATATAGTGATGCAGACCCTAATGTGCATTCGGCGGACAGCCTCATGAAGCTCGACCTAGACGAGCCAGATGAAGCGTGGATAAGTCAGGTCGAAAATTTCGACTATGTGATCTTCTCAGCAGGGCAATGGTTCTTACGGCCGCTGCTCTTTTATGAAAATAATGTAAGTATTGGGTGTCACTGGTGCAACCGGGACAACATGACAATAATGCCAGAGAGTTATGGATACAGGAAGGCCTTCAGGACTGTGTTTAGGACGCTCCAGAGCCTCGAAAACTATAAGGGTGTGACATTCTTGAGGACTTTCTCCCCGGCACACTTTGAAAATGGGGATTGGAATGCTGGAGGGAGTTGTGGGAGGACAAAGCCTTTTAGCAAAGAGGAAATTAAGTTAGAATACTATGCCTTGGACATGTATATGGCTCAAACAGAGGAGTTCAAAGCAGCACAAATCCAAGCTAAGCAGAAAGGTCTCGACTTTAGATTGATGGATACAACTAGAGCAATGCTGCTCAGACCTGATGGACACCCGAATTTCTATGGAGCCTCAGCGCATAGGAATACGACTTATGCGGACTGTGTTCACTGGTGCTTGCCTGGCCCTATTGATACATGGAACGAGTTTTTACTGCATATGTTGAAGATAGAGCAGGGTTCAACTTGA